A single region of the Marmota flaviventris isolate mMarFla1 chromosome 10, mMarFla1.hap1, whole genome shotgun sequence genome encodes:
- the LOC114084635 gene encoding antigen-presenting glycoprotein CD1d-like isoform X2 translates to MGCAWFLLLWVLSQLSGNYEGHSLYTSKLHSFSVPQKNFTFLWLQTSSFPSNTSTRAEGVAWLGELQTHSWSNTADTIRFVKPWARGTFSSQQWDKMQHLYLGFRSSFTKDIRKFAKMLRFKYPMELQLSGGCEVHPGNISEHFLHVAYQGEHILSFQGTAWEPVLQAPQWVDLVIKDLNQDQGTRKTVQWLLNDICPEYVNDVLETGKSELEKQVKPEAWLSSGPSPGPGRLLLVCHVSGFYPKPVWVMWMRGEQEQQGTQRGDILPNGDETWYLRATLDVAAGEAAGLACRVKHSSLGGQDLVLYWGGSHTSVGLVILVVLACLVLFFVLILGFYWIRRHRSYEDIL, encoded by the exons ATGGGATGCGCGTGGTTCCTGCTGTTGTGGGTGCTTTCCCAGCTTTCGGGAAATTATGAGG GCCACTCGCTGTACACTTCCAAGCTTCACTCATTCTCAGTCCCGCAAAAGAATTTCACCTTCCTCTGGCTCCAGACCTCGTCCTTTCCCAGCAACACCTCCACACGCGCGGAGGGCGTGGCGTGGCTGGGGGAGCTGCAGACGCACAGCTGGAGCAACACCGCGGACACTATTCGTTTTGTGAAGCCCTGGGCTCGCGGCACGTTCAGCAGCCAACAATGGGACAAAATGCAGCACCTGTATCTGGGCTTCCGAAGCAGTTTCACAAAAGACATTCGGAAGTTCGCTAAAATGCTGCGATTCAAGT ATCCCATGGAGCTGCAGCTGTCTGGTGGCTGTGAGGTGCACCCTGGGAACATCTCAGAACACTTTCTCCATGTAGCATATCAAGGAGAACATATCCTGAGTTTCCAGGGAACTGCTTGGGAGCCTGTCCTACAGGCCCCCCAGTGGGTAGATTTGGTCATCAAAGACCTCAACCAGGACCAAGGGACAAGGAAAACAGTACAGTGGCTCCTCAATGACATCTGTCCAGAATATGTCAATGACGTCTTAGAGACAGGGAAGTCAGAACTGGAGAAACAAG TGAAGCCCGAGGCCTGGCTGTCCAGTGGCCCCAGTCCTGGGCCTGGCCGTCTGCTGCTGGTGTGCCACGTGTCTGGCTTCTACCCAAAGCCCGTGTGGGTGATGTGGATGCGAGGGGAACAGGAGCAGCAGGGCACTCAGAGAGGTGACATCCTGCCCAATGGTGATGAGACGTGGTATCTCCGAGCAACGCTGGATGTGGCAGCTGGGGAGGCGGCTGGCCTGGCCTGCAGGGTGAAGCACAGCAGCCTAGGAGGGCAGGACCTCGTCCTCTACTGGG GTGGGAGCCACACCTCTGTGGGCTTGGTCATCCTGGTGGTACTGGCTTGCCTGGTGCTGTTCTTTGTGCTCATTCTAGGCTTCTATTGGATCAGGAGACACCG CTCCTATGAAGACATCTTGTGA
- the LOC114084635 gene encoding antigen-presenting glycoprotein CD1d-like isoform X1, with protein sequence MGCAWFLLLWVLSQLSGNYEGHSLYTSKLHSFSVPQKNFTFLWLQTSSFPSNTSTRAEGVAWLGELQTHSWSNTADTIRFVKPWARGTFSSQQWDKMQHLYLGFRSSFTKDIRKFAKMLRFKYPMELQLSGGCEVHPGNISEHFLHVAYQGEHILSFQGTAWEPVLQAPQWVDLVIKDLNQDQGTRKTVQWLLNDICPEYVNDVLETGKSELEKQVKPEAWLSSGPSPGPGRLLLVCHVSGFYPKPVWVMWMRGEQEQQGTQRGDILPNGDETWYLRATLDVAAGEAAGLACRVKHSSLGGQDLVLYWAPMKTSCESSGHLPVWSPRPQVPRTAVFACLGMEDEWRVNLEK encoded by the exons ATGGGATGCGCGTGGTTCCTGCTGTTGTGGGTGCTTTCCCAGCTTTCGGGAAATTATGAGG GCCACTCGCTGTACACTTCCAAGCTTCACTCATTCTCAGTCCCGCAAAAGAATTTCACCTTCCTCTGGCTCCAGACCTCGTCCTTTCCCAGCAACACCTCCACACGCGCGGAGGGCGTGGCGTGGCTGGGGGAGCTGCAGACGCACAGCTGGAGCAACACCGCGGACACTATTCGTTTTGTGAAGCCCTGGGCTCGCGGCACGTTCAGCAGCCAACAATGGGACAAAATGCAGCACCTGTATCTGGGCTTCCGAAGCAGTTTCACAAAAGACATTCGGAAGTTCGCTAAAATGCTGCGATTCAAGT ATCCCATGGAGCTGCAGCTGTCTGGTGGCTGTGAGGTGCACCCTGGGAACATCTCAGAACACTTTCTCCATGTAGCATATCAAGGAGAACATATCCTGAGTTTCCAGGGAACTGCTTGGGAGCCTGTCCTACAGGCCCCCCAGTGGGTAGATTTGGTCATCAAAGACCTCAACCAGGACCAAGGGACAAGGAAAACAGTACAGTGGCTCCTCAATGACATCTGTCCAGAATATGTCAATGACGTCTTAGAGACAGGGAAGTCAGAACTGGAGAAACAAG TGAAGCCCGAGGCCTGGCTGTCCAGTGGCCCCAGTCCTGGGCCTGGCCGTCTGCTGCTGGTGTGCCACGTGTCTGGCTTCTACCCAAAGCCCGTGTGGGTGATGTGGATGCGAGGGGAACAGGAGCAGCAGGGCACTCAGAGAGGTGACATCCTGCCCAATGGTGATGAGACGTGGTATCTCCGAGCAACGCTGGATGTGGCAGCTGGGGAGGCGGCTGGCCTGGCCTGCAGGGTGAAGCACAGCAGCCTAGGAGGGCAGGACCTCGTCCTCTACTGGG CTCCTATGAAGACATCTTGTGAGTCTTCTGGTCACCTGCCTGTCTGGAGCCCAAGACCTCAAGTCCCCAGAACTGCAGTCTTTGCCTGCTTAGGAATGGAGGATGAATGGAGAGTTAACCTGGAGAAGTAA